In one Denitratisoma sp. genomic region, the following are encoded:
- a CDS encoding type II secretion system F family protein — MAYFAYTARNAQGALTQGTLESASATALADHLTSTGVTPIRIDAVPGPEEGVLAQFSRLRDMGRVGHLDILIFSRQMYALLKAGVPIMRSLAALQESCTNRAFADVIGDLRESLDSGRELSQAMARQPKVFSPFYVSMVRVGETTGRLEEIFISLFHHLEFQQYMRNQVKSALRYPGFVVGVMALALVIINLFVIPQFTKVFKSLKAELPFMTKVIVASSDFFVAWWPVMLLAVVAAAVGFRLMLASKQGRFNWDRFKLRIPIAGSIVLKATLARFARSLALGLKSGVPAVQALSLTAQVVENDFVARKVEDMRLGVERGESILRTAVQAKIFTPVVLQMVMVGEESGALDDMMEEVAEMYQREVEYELKNLSAQIEPILIVFLGVIVLILALGVFLPMWDLGKAMIK, encoded by the coding sequence ATGGCCTACTTTGCCTATACCGCCCGCAACGCCCAGGGCGCCCTCACCCAAGGCACCCTGGAGAGCGCCAGCGCAACAGCGCTGGCGGACCATCTCACGTCGACCGGCGTCACGCCGATCCGCATCGATGCGGTGCCAGGGCCCGAGGAGGGTGTGCTGGCCCAGTTCTCGCGCCTGCGCGACATGGGCAGGGTGGGTCATCTCGACATCCTCATCTTCAGCCGGCAGATGTACGCCCTGCTCAAGGCAGGCGTGCCGATCATGCGGTCTCTGGCGGCGCTGCAGGAATCCTGCACCAACCGCGCCTTCGCCGACGTGATCGGCGACCTGCGCGAGTCGCTCGATTCGGGCCGCGAGCTATCGCAGGCCATGGCGCGCCAGCCGAAGGTGTTCAGCCCCTTCTACGTGTCGATGGTGCGCGTGGGCGAGACCACCGGCCGGCTGGAGGAGATCTTCATCAGCCTGTTCCACCACCTGGAGTTCCAGCAGTACATGCGCAACCAGGTGAAGTCGGCGCTGCGCTACCCCGGCTTCGTGGTCGGGGTCATGGCCTTGGCGCTGGTGATCATCAATCTTTTCGTCATCCCGCAGTTCACCAAGGTCTTCAAGAGCCTGAAGGCCGAACTGCCCTTCATGACCAAGGTGATCGTCGCCTCGTCGGATTTCTTCGTCGCCTGGTGGCCGGTGATGCTGCTGGCGGTGGTCGCTGCTGCGGTTGGCTTCCGCCTCATGCTGGCCTCGAAGCAGGGGCGCTTCAACTGGGACCGCTTCAAGCTGCGCATCCCCATCGCCGGCAGCATCGTGCTGAAGGCCACGCTGGCGCGCTTTGCCCGCAGCCTGGCGCTCGGCCTGAAAAGTGGCGTGCCGGCGGTGCAGGCGCTCTCGCTCACCGCGCAGGTGGTCGAGAACGACTTCGTCGCGAGAAAGGTCGAGGACATGCGCCTCGGCGTGGAGCGCGGCGAGAGCATCCTGCGCACCGCCGTCCAGGCCAAAATCTTTACGCCGGTCGTGCTTCAGATGGTCATGGTCGGCGAGGAATCCGGCGCGCTCGACGACATGATGGAAGAGGTTGCCGAGATGTACCAGCGCGAGGTCGAATACGAGCTGAAGAACCTCTCGGCGCAGATCGAGCCGATCCTCATCGTCTTCCTCGGCGTGATCGTGCTGATCCTGGCGCTGGGCGTGTTCCTGCCGATGTGGGATCTCGGGAAGGCGATGATCAAGTGA
- a CDS encoding GspE/PulE family protein, giving the protein MARPEKIRLGELLVQQALITEDQLKQALEEQKKSGRKLGRVLIDSKFVTEEGISQAMAKQLAIPYINLRSYNLKPNTVRMLSEAQARRFRALVLEDRGAAIRVGFADPTDLFAYDEVSRALKRDIELTVVTESQLLETIDRVYQRTEEISGLAQELTAELGDVTVDLGAMGITPGLEEAPVVKLLQSVFEAAVQVRASDVHIEPQEKSLVIRFRVDGILHVQTQADIKIATALLLRLKLMSGLDISEKRLPQDGRFNVKIRNTAVDVRISTMPTQHGEAAVMRLLNQSGGLLGLDKLGMPQRIVDRLREVIHHPSGMVLVTGPTGSGKTTTLYAALSEVNTPEKKIITVEDPVEYRLPGINQVQVNDKIDLTFDRVLRSALRQDPDIVLVGEMRDQTTAEIGLRAAMTGHMVFSTLHTNDAVSTPVRLLDMGVPRYMVALSLRLVLAQRLVRVVCDHCARTHTLTPHEHEWLRVELGEAIERHEFREGVGCSHCNGTGYAGRTGIYEMLEMTGRVVEAANHENPSAFVKAAREQMAGHTLNKDALRVAIEGRTTVAEAMRVSSQSDD; this is encoded by the coding sequence ATGGCTCGCCCGGAAAAAATCAGGCTCGGCGAACTGCTGGTTCAGCAGGCCCTGATTACCGAAGATCAGCTCAAGCAGGCGCTCGAGGAGCAGAAGAAGAGCGGGCGCAAGCTCGGCCGCGTGCTGATCGACAGCAAATTCGTCACCGAGGAGGGCATTTCCCAGGCGATGGCCAAGCAGTTGGCCATCCCTTACATCAACCTGCGCAGCTACAACCTCAAACCCAACACGGTGCGCATGCTCTCCGAAGCGCAGGCGCGCCGTTTCCGTGCCCTCGTGCTGGAGGATCGCGGCGCGGCCATCCGCGTCGGCTTTGCCGACCCGACCGACCTGTTTGCCTACGACGAAGTGTCGCGCGCCCTCAAGCGCGACATTGAACTCACGGTCGTCACCGAAAGCCAGCTGCTGGAGACCATCGACCGCGTCTACCAGCGCACCGAGGAGATCTCCGGTCTCGCCCAGGAACTGACGGCCGAACTGGGCGACGTTACCGTCGATCTGGGCGCGATGGGCATTACGCCGGGCCTGGAAGAGGCCCCGGTCGTCAAGCTGCTGCAGTCCGTCTTCGAGGCGGCGGTGCAGGTGCGCGCCTCCGACGTACACATCGAGCCGCAGGAAAAATCGCTGGTCATCCGCTTTCGCGTCGACGGCATCCTGCACGTTCAGACCCAAGCCGACATCAAGATCGCCACGGCCCTGCTGCTGCGCCTGAAACTGATGTCCGGCCTCGACATTTCCGAGAAGCGCCTGCCGCAGGACGGTCGTTTCAACGTCAAGATTCGCAATACCGCTGTTGACGTGCGTATTTCCACTATGCCGACCCAGCACGGCGAGGCGGCGGTAATGCGTTTGCTCAACCAGAGCGGCGGCCTGCTCGGCCTCGACAAACTCGGCATGCCGCAGCGCATCGTCGACCGCCTGCGCGAGGTCATCCACCACCCGAGCGGCATGGTGCTGGTCACCGGGCCCACCGGCAGCGGCAAGACGACGACGCTGTACGCGGCGCTGTCCGAGGTGAACACCCCGGAGAAGAAGATCATCACCGTCGAGGATCCGGTCGAATACCGCCTGCCAGGCATCAACCAGGTGCAGGTGAACGACAAGATCGACCTGACCTTCGACCGCGTGCTGCGTTCGGCCCTGCGCCAGGATCCGGACATCGTCCTGGTCGGCGAGATGCGTGACCAGACCACCGCCGAGATCGGCCTGCGCGCCGCCATGACCGGCCACATGGTGTTCTCCACCCTGCACACCAACGACGCCGTGTCGACGCCGGTGCGCCTGCTCGACATGGGCGTGCCGCGCTACATGGTGGCGCTGTCGCTGCGCCTGGTGCTGGCGCAGCGCCTGGTGCGCGTCGTCTGCGACCATTGCGCGCGGACGCACACCCTGACCCCCCATGAGCACGAGTGGCTGCGCGTGGAGCTGGGCGAGGCCATCGAACGCCATGAGTTCCGCGAGGGCGTGGGCTGCTCGCATTGCAACGGCACCGGCTATGCCGGGCGGACCGGCATCTACGAGATGCTCGAGATGACCGGCCGGGTGGTCGAGGCCGCCAACCACGAGAATCCCAGCGCCTTCGTCAAGGCGGCGCGCGAGCAGATGGCCGGCCACACCCTGAACAAGGACGCCCTGCGCGTCGCGATTGAAGGGCGCACGACGGTGGCGGAAGCCATGCGCGTCAGTTCGCAGTCGGACGACTGA